The genomic window ggggggcccTGTGGTGTGGGTGGTTGGGCATTGGGCTGCCGGGCGGTGTGGGTCGTTGGGCTGCCGGGCGGTGTGGGTCGTTGGGCTGCCGGGCGGTGTGGGTCGTTGGGCTGCCGGGCGGTGTGGGTCGTTGGGCTGCCGGGCGGTGTGGGTCGTTGGGCTGCCGGGCGGTGTGGGTCGTTGGGCTGCCGGGCGGTGTGGGTCGTTGGGCTGCTGGGTGCTGTGGGTCGTTGGGCTGCCGGGTGCTGTGGGTCGTTGGGCTGCCGGGTGCTGTGGGTCGTTGGGCTGCCGGGTGCTGTGGGTCGTTGGGCTGCCGGGTGCTGTGGGTCGTTGGGCTGCCGGGTGCTGTGGGTCGTTGGGCTGCTGGGTGCTGTGGGTCGTTGGGCTGCCGGGCGGTGTGGGTCGTTGGGCCGCCGGGTGCTGTGGGTCGTTGGGCCGCCGGGTGCTGTGGGTCGTTGGGCCGCCGGGTGGTGTGGGTTGTTGGGCTGCCGGGTGGTGTGGG from Hypanus sabinus isolate sHypSab1 chromosome 1, sHypSab1.hap1, whole genome shotgun sequence includes these protein-coding regions:
- the LOC132398247 gene encoding proline-rich protein 2-like, translating into MSHTTEQPSDPQHQAAQRPTPSGSPMTHTIRQPNDQRPTAPGVAQRPTAPTAPGGPTTHSTRRPNNPHHPAAQQPTPPGGPTTHSTRRPNDPQHPAAQRPTPPGSPTTHSTQQPNDPQHPAAQRPTAPGSPTTHSTRQPNDPQHPAAQRPTAPGSPTTHSTQQPNDPHRPAAQRPTPPGSPTTHTARQPNDPHRPAAQRPTPPGSPTTHTARQPNDPHRPAAQCPTTHTTGPPQGYTLARPRLGKVQKDMDQD